Proteins encoded together in one Rossellomorea sp. y25 window:
- a CDS encoding cation:proton antiporter: MHELDMHHIFELGLILVMIAAGITAIAKKFKQPYPIALVIVGALIGLFNIPVLEPLKDFITEGEVFNFVIITLFLPALLGEAALKLPFTHLRANKEPIIALAFGGTFISFLIIGFSAYYFFDFPIPAAFVFGALMSATDPVSVLSIFKSVGVKKRLAVVIEGESLFNDGLAVVLFNISAYYLLSYIDAGWAGLGSGVWEFIRVVSLGVIIGSSLGYAFSVLTKYFDDYPLEIIFSVILFYGSFLLAESVHASGVIAVVIAALIFGNYGGKIGMSPTTKLNINSFWDVAALLANSLVFLMVGLEITRIDLVEKWPYIFAAIVLVLVARSIAVYTSLSLIGNFPHKWKHILNWGGLKGSLSIALVLSLPRDFPGREDVLILGFSVVLFSLVIQGLTIKPLINVLGIKPKEEGHVEFEKLLSQLHRYETAIGEIHRVKQKLYITDPVSNELIDMYTKRIDMLKAQLDDLFKRNPVIKADQLTTLRKHALYAEYEAVAKLEKEEIITSSIAEKEYDAITDSIVHNEEK; encoded by the coding sequence ATGCATGAGTTAGATATGCACCATATTTTTGAACTGGGACTTATTTTAGTGATGATCGCAGCAGGCATCACGGCGATTGCCAAGAAATTCAAACAGCCATATCCAATTGCCCTTGTCATTGTAGGTGCCCTTATCGGGTTATTCAATATACCGGTACTGGAGCCCCTCAAGGATTTTATCACTGAAGGAGAAGTATTTAATTTTGTCATTATCACATTATTTCTACCAGCGCTCTTGGGTGAAGCAGCTTTGAAGCTGCCTTTCACCCATCTGCGTGCGAACAAGGAGCCGATTATTGCCTTGGCTTTTGGAGGAACATTCATTTCGTTCTTAATTATCGGCTTTTCAGCGTATTACTTCTTTGACTTTCCCATTCCGGCAGCATTTGTTTTTGGGGCATTGATGAGTGCGACAGACCCTGTCAGTGTACTATCCATATTCAAGAGTGTAGGAGTTAAGAAGAGGTTGGCGGTTGTCATTGAAGGCGAAAGTTTATTTAATGACGGTTTAGCCGTTGTATTGTTCAATATATCGGCTTATTATTTACTATCCTATATTGATGCTGGCTGGGCCGGACTTGGGAGTGGTGTCTGGGAGTTCATCCGGGTAGTATCCCTGGGTGTCATTATTGGAAGTTCCCTCGGTTATGCATTTTCCGTTTTAACGAAGTACTTCGATGACTATCCGTTGGAAATTATATTTAGTGTGATTTTGTTTTATGGTTCATTTCTCCTTGCAGAGAGCGTCCATGCTTCAGGTGTTATCGCTGTCGTAATTGCAGCTCTTATTTTCGGTAATTATGGCGGGAAAATCGGTATGAGCCCTACAACCAAATTGAACATTAATAGTTTTTGGGATGTAGCCGCGTTATTGGCCAATTCCCTCGTGTTCTTAATGGTCGGCCTTGAAATAACAAGGATTGACCTAGTTGAGAAATGGCCGTATATTTTTGCAGCCATTGTATTAGTACTCGTGGCACGAAGTATTGCAGTCTATACAAGTTTATCTCTCATCGGGAACTTCCCTCACAAATGGAAGCATATTTTGAATTGGGGTGGCTTGAAAGGATCGTTATCAATCGCCTTGGTCCTCAGCCTTCCGAGAGATTTTCCAGGAAGAGAAGACGTCTTAATTCTTGGATTTAGTGTGGTATTATTCAGCCTTGTCATCCAAGGATTAACAATCAAACCATTGATCAATGTATTAGGGATTAAACCGAAAGAAGAGGGACATGTGGAATTTGAAAAATTGCTCAGCCAGCTCCACAGATATGAAACAGCCATTGGAGAAATCCATCGCGTTAAACAAAAGCTTTATATTACAGACCCTGTATCAAATGAGCTTATCGATATGTATACCAAAAGAATTGACATGTTAAAAGCTCAATTGGATGATTTATTCAAAAGAAATCCAGTAATAAAAGCAGATCAGCTAACGACACTGAGAAAACACGCGCTATACGCCGAATATGAGGCGGTTGCGAAACTGGAAAAAGAAGAAATCATCACAAGCTCCATCGCGGAAAAGGAGTATGATGCAATAACGGATAGCATTGTTCACAATGAGGAGAAATAG